In the genome of bacterium, the window CAATATACGAGCGACGACTACAAGAAGATGCTCGCCGAACATCGCATCACGAGAAGCATGAGTCGTCGAGCTGACTGCTGGGACAACTCCGTGGCGGAGAGCTTCTTTGGTACGCTGAAGAACGAACTGATCTACAGAAGGCCGTGGTCGAGTCGTCGTGCGGCGCGGGATGCGATCGCGGAGTACATCGAGATCTTCTACAACCATGTCCGGCGGCACTCGACAATAGGCGGCGTGACTCCAGCAAGATTTGAGGAGAAGGCTCTGGCCACGGTGGCCGGGGCTACATAGAAAAGGTGTGCACTTTCAAGGAACAAGGTCAGAGCACCATGATTCCACATGGCCTCGGCTCTGGGGGTCAGGTCAGGGGCCTGATCGCGGAGACGCGCGCTCTTCGAAGAATTACTCGACCGAAGCAGCTTCCGTCTGGAGTTCGAGCAGCTGCTCGCGAAGTTCCTTCAATCTAGCCCGCAGTTCCGACCAGGCTTCCTGACTGTCCGACAGATCCGCACTCCTGCCCATCATTTCGAGACTCTGTGCCGCCTCGACACAGGCATGCGCGCAGAAGTTGGCTACGGCTCCCTTGAGAGAGTGTGCGATGCGTCGCACCGACCCAGCATCTCCAGCCGCCAGTGCGGCGTCCAGAGCCTCGGTCTTGTCGTTCTCCTCGGAGAGGTACACACCTGCAAGAGTTGCGAGCAGCTCGAGATCGTCGGCGACGAGTTCGAGAGCCTCGCTCCTATGAAAAGCGATTTCGCTTTCAGACGTTCTCATGTGCCCTCCGACGCACCTTGCGCATCTCCATCGTGGTCCCAGATATAGCTCGCGCATACACTGCTTCCGTCACCCAGGTAAGTGACGCTCTCACACAGAGTCTGCACCAGGGCGATTCCGCGGCCGCTCTTCGCCCGAAGATCGGAAAGCCAGGAATTCTCCCATTCACCGTAGTCGAATCCGGGTCCGGAATCCTCCAACAGGATCAGCAGCCGACCCCCGGTAGTCCGCGGCTCGTGCTGAAGTTCGATCCGGATCATCCCTTCTGATAGTGCCGCGAGGCGTTCCTCGCGCAACTGATAGTACTTTTCGAAGCCGTCCGGGGTTTGCTTCAAGATCGAATCCAAGCCTAGCAAGCCGTGATCCAGTGAGTTCCGGAACAGTTCGGCCAGGATCGTGTAGATATGTTCGCGGTGTTGCGAGAGGCCCTGGATCTCCGCCAGTAACTGGACGATCAGTGGGAGCGGATCGATAGCACGTAGCGTCTCAACCCCGAATTTGAAATGAGCCTCCCAATCCGCTGCGCGTAGGTCGCCCTCTTTCTCGACCGCTCCGACAGCCAATTTCTCTGGACATCTACCATCGTGGACAATCTCCACCATCGTGATGTCGTCGGTCTGTTCTTCGCCTTCTGTGAAATCCGCGATCGACCGGGAAAGCTGATCGAATGCAGCCTCCGAA includes:
- a CDS encoding transposase, with protein sequence QYTSDDYKKMLAEHRITRSMSRRADCWDNSVAESFFGTLKNELIYRRPWSSRRAARDAIAEYIEIFYNHVRRHSTIGGVTPARFEEKALATVAGAT